One region of Marivirga arenosa genomic DNA includes:
- a CDS encoding response regulator transcription factor: protein MGNKQNHRVLVVDDESDILELLDYNLTKEGYEVKTATDGKSAIEKAKKFQPQLILLDIMMPNQDGVETCRQLREIPEAANAFIIFLTARSEEYSEVAAFENGADDYITKPIKPRALMSRINAYFRRDVKKQKDSNKINIGGLSIDRTSYTVTVDGKQVSLPKKEFELLYFLAQNPNKVFNRDDLLQNIWGSDVYVLARTVDVHVRKVREKVGEGYISTVKGVGYKFDMD from the coding sequence ATGGGAAACAAGCAAAACCATAGAGTGCTTGTCGTTGACGATGAATCAGACATCTTAGAATTACTAGATTATAACCTTACAAAAGAAGGCTATGAAGTAAAAACTGCAACTGATGGTAAGTCTGCAATTGAAAAAGCAAAGAAATTTCAACCACAGCTTATACTATTAGATATTATGATGCCTAATCAGGATGGTGTTGAAACTTGTAGGCAATTAAGAGAAATCCCAGAAGCTGCAAATGCTTTTATCATTTTTTTAACGGCTCGTTCAGAAGAGTATTCGGAAGTAGCAGCCTTTGAAAATGGCGCTGATGATTATATTACAAAACCCATCAAGCCAAGGGCTCTAATGAGTAGAATTAACGCTTATTTCAGAAGAGATGTTAAAAAGCAAAAAGATAGCAATAAAATCAACATTGGAGGATTGTCCATTGACCGCACAAGTTATACCGTAACAGTTGATGGCAAACAAGTTTCCCTGCCTAAAAAAGAGTTTGAATTACTTTACTTCCTTGCTCAAAATCCTAATAAAGTATTTAATAGAGATGATTTATTGCAAAATATTTGGGGTTCAGACGTATATGTTTTAGCGAGAACAGTGGACGTACACGTTCGTAAAGTAAGGGAAAAAGTAGGTGAAGGCTACATTTCAACTGTAAAAGGTGTGGGCTATAAATTTGATATGGATTAA
- a CDS encoding aminopeptidase has protein sequence MKSVFRKIILITFIIISIFLIWKWKLVVYGFHQAKGQLSIMYYAEPLDNYLTDKSYPDSLKSKIQLVKKVKEFAQNSLGFEANGQYEKMYDQKGKELMWVVTAALPYQLENYEWKFPVLGKVAYKGFFIKEEAEKLEKDLRHKGYDTRLRTAGAWSTLGWLNDPLLSNVLNNTDGRLIELILHELTHDEVFIRDSIDFNENLASFFGQEFTKLYFKEANLTQSEEYKNYLDQLEDRHLFNRFINNYLNRFENFYRKIEGYSVVKKENLKYQFIEKFKKELSEQPFKNVEYKNYVQTELDVNNAFLLSYKRYSGNYYTLKKQLEESFNGDILKMLNYYQNNFNSL, from the coding sequence TTGAAATCAGTTTTCAGAAAAATTATTCTAATAACTTTCATCATTATATCCATTTTCTTGATTTGGAAATGGAAACTTGTGGTTTACGGTTTTCATCAAGCAAAAGGACAGCTGTCAATCATGTATTATGCTGAACCCCTTGATAATTATTTAACTGATAAATCTTACCCTGATTCTTTAAAATCAAAAATACAGCTCGTAAAAAAAGTAAAAGAATTCGCTCAAAACAGTTTGGGTTTTGAAGCTAATGGCCAATATGAAAAGATGTATGACCAAAAGGGCAAAGAATTAATGTGGGTAGTTACTGCAGCATTACCTTATCAATTGGAAAATTACGAGTGGAAGTTCCCTGTATTAGGAAAAGTAGCTTATAAAGGCTTTTTCATAAAAGAAGAAGCTGAAAAATTAGAGAAGGATTTAAGGCACAAAGGCTATGATACTCGATTAAGAACTGCAGGAGCCTGGTCAACATTAGGATGGTTAAATGACCCATTGTTAAGTAATGTTTTGAATAATACTGATGGCAGATTGATTGAATTGATTTTACATGAACTTACGCATGATGAGGTTTTTATAAGAGATAGCATTGATTTTAATGAAAACTTAGCCTCTTTTTTCGGTCAGGAATTTACCAAGCTATATTTTAAAGAAGCGAACTTAACTCAAAGTGAAGAATACAAAAATTACCTAGATCAACTAGAAGACAGACATCTTTTCAATCGATTCATAAATAATTACTTAAATAGATTCGAAAACTTTTACAGAAAAATTGAAGGATATAGCGTTGTAAAAAAGGAAAATCTCAAATATCAATTTATTGAAAAATTCAAAAAAGAACTATCTGAACAGCCTTTTAAAAATGTGGAATACAAAAATTATGTACAAACTGAATTGGATGTGAACAATGCTTTTTTACTGTCATATAAAAGGTATAGTGGAAATTACTATACATTGAAAAAGCAATTAGAAGAAAGTTTTAATGGCGACATTCTTAAAATGTTGAATTATTATCAGAATAATTTTAATTCTTTATAA
- the recA gene encoding recombinase RecA, whose translation MSEKSEKLKALQLTIDKLDKTYGKGSVMKLSDEKVVDVPAIPTGSLGLDIALGIGGIPRGRVIEVYGPESSGKTTLAMHCIAEAQKKGGMAAIIDAEHAFDKSYAEKLGIDTENLLISQPDSGEQALEIAEHLIRSGALDIVVVDSVAALVPKGELEGEMGDSKMGLQARLMSQALRKLTGAISKTGCACIFINQLREKIGVMFGNPETTTGGNALKFYASVRLDIRRIGSIKEGPDNITGNRVKVKVVKNKVAPPFKVVEFDIMYGEGISKVGEIIDLGVELDVIKKAGSWFSYMDNKLGQGRDAVKSLILDNPELMEELETKIRAKINGEDLEEAEPKTKKK comes from the coding sequence ATGAGCGAAAAAAGCGAAAAATTAAAAGCATTACAATTAACAATTGATAAACTCGATAAAACTTACGGGAAAGGTTCTGTAATGAAGTTGAGTGATGAGAAAGTAGTCGATGTTCCTGCAATCCCAACAGGTTCTTTAGGTTTAGATATAGCCTTAGGTATTGGTGGAATTCCCAGAGGTAGAGTGATTGAGGTATATGGTCCTGAATCATCGGGTAAAACGACCTTAGCTATGCATTGTATTGCTGAAGCTCAGAAGAAGGGAGGAATGGCAGCAATAATTGATGCTGAGCATGCTTTTGATAAATCGTATGCTGAAAAATTAGGGATTGATACTGAGAATTTATTGATTTCCCAACCTGATAGTGGTGAGCAAGCATTAGAAATTGCTGAACATTTGATTCGCTCCGGAGCATTAGATATTGTGGTAGTAGATTCCGTAGCAGCTTTAGTACCTAAAGGTGAGCTTGAAGGCGAGATGGGGGATAGCAAAATGGGACTTCAAGCCAGATTGATGTCTCAGGCTTTAAGAAAATTAACGGGTGCTATTAGTAAAACAGGCTGTGCATGTATTTTTATTAACCAGTTAAGAGAGAAAATTGGGGTTATGTTCGGTAATCCTGAAACTACAACCGGTGGTAATGCATTGAAATTTTATGCTTCTGTAAGATTAGATATTAGAAGAATTGGGAGTATAAAAGAGGGGCCAGATAATATTACAGGAAACAGAGTTAAGGTTAAGGTTGTGAAAAATAAAGTAGCTCCTCCTTTTAAAGTGGTTGAGTTTGATATTATGTATGGTGAGGGAATTTCTAAGGTTGGTGAGATCATTGATTTAGGGGTTGAATTAGATGTGATTAAAAAGGCAGGTTCATGGTTCTCTTATATGGATAATAAGTTAGGGCAAGGTAGAGATGCTGTTAAATCTTTAATTTTAGATAATCCTGAGTTGATGGAAGAATTAGAGACAAAAATTAGAGCTAAAATAAACGGTGAAGATTTAGAAGAAGCAGAACCAAAAACAAAAAAGAAATAG
- a CDS encoding DUF3267 domain-containing protein yields the protein MNTELIKKNSQYKSILTVLNGNDWLLFMATFVRRINPVTIIFWLYLGSLLVAFLISIFAFNLMLLNSRIWIIGIIGGLLLSLLVTPILHEFIHSFFYKLLGAKKVVFKWSKRLLRFNIYSSDFVLSKKNYYVISLVAFLLFSVTPFTLSFFFNNVLFLLLQSLSIFHSFYALKDLAVCSYLYKHHNSYLHIGQDERAVFYKNIE from the coding sequence ATGAATACAGAGTTAATTAAGAAGAATAGTCAATATAAAAGTATCTTAACCGTTTTGAATGGGAACGATTGGCTTTTGTTTATGGCTACTTTTGTTAGAAGAATTAATCCTGTTACTATAATATTTTGGCTTTATTTAGGCTCTTTATTAGTAGCTTTTCTAATTTCGATTTTTGCCTTCAATTTAATGCTACTAAATTCTAGAATTTGGATAATTGGAATTATCGGAGGCTTACTTCTTTCTCTTTTAGTTACTCCTATATTGCATGAGTTTATACATTCATTTTTTTACAAATTGCTAGGAGCGAAAAAGGTAGTGTTTAAGTGGAGTAAAAGGTTATTAAGGTTTAACATCTATTCATCTGATTTTGTATTAAGCAAGAAAAATTATTATGTAATTAGTTTAGTCGCATTTCTATTATTTTCAGTCACCCCATTTACATTATCATTTTTCTTTAACAATGTTCTTTTTTTGCTTTTACAGTCTTTATCTATTTTTCATTCTTTTTATGCATTAAAAGATTTAGCGGTTTGTTCTTATTTATATAAACATCACAATAGTTATTTACATATTGGTCAGGATGAGCGTGCCGTTTTTTACAAGAATATAGAATGA
- a CDS encoding c-type cytochrome has product MRNKFYLAIAFIILLSACGSYEEFKNSATANYSDAKMQKFAKYMIQGKQLYTTHCSNCHQDKGEGLGKLFPPLANSDYMLENIPRTICGIKNGIKGEIKVNGKTYNQAMPALSRLTNLEIAEISTYVYNSWGNEKGMVEIETVEKVLSNCSN; this is encoded by the coding sequence ATGAGAAATAAATTCTATTTAGCAATTGCCTTTATAATATTATTGTCTGCTTGCGGTAGTTATGAAGAGTTTAAAAACTCTGCAACAGCAAATTATTCTGATGCTAAAATGCAGAAATTTGCTAAATATATGATTCAAGGCAAACAGCTGTATACAACACATTGCAGTAACTGCCACCAAGATAAAGGAGAGGGTTTAGGAAAACTTTTCCCTCCTCTGGCTAACTCAGATTATATGCTTGAAAATATTCCAAGAACTATATGTGGAATTAAAAATGGAATAAAAGGAGAAATTAAAGTAAATGGTAAAACGTATAATCAAGCAATGCCGGCTTTAAGTAGACTTACAAATCTGGAAATAGCTGAAATATCTACTTATGTTTACAACAGTTGGGGAAATGAGAAAGGTATGGTAGAAATAGAAACAGTTGAAAAGGTTCTTTCCAACTGTTCTAATTAA
- a CDS encoding SCO family protein, with the protein MMKMIKSVIALSAASLILFACGFENQKNKKAEFPVLGRKEYIEKIVDGQKVIDTVDHTIPDFKLVNQDSNWVTPESFEGQVYVADFFFTSCPTICPTMKKEMLRVYEAYKDNPEVGIISHSIDPEYDTVALLHDFAEKLGVEAPKWHFVTGNKEDIYELGQKGYMVTAMEDENEAGGYIHSGAFVLVDKERKIRGVYDGTKSEEVDKLITDIDLLLKTYEK; encoded by the coding sequence ATGATGAAAATGATTAAATCCGTTATTGCATTATCAGCTGCAAGCCTTATTCTATTTGCTTGTGGATTTGAAAACCAAAAAAATAAAAAAGCTGAATTCCCTGTTTTGGGAAGAAAAGAATATATTGAAAAGATTGTAGATGGGCAAAAAGTAATTGATACGGTTGATCATACAATTCCTGACTTTAAATTAGTAAATCAAGATAGTAATTGGGTGACTCCTGAATCATTTGAAGGTCAGGTATATGTGGCTGATTTTTTCTTTACCTCCTGCCCTACCATTTGCCCAACTATGAAGAAGGAAATGCTAAGAGTTTATGAAGCCTATAAAGATAATCCTGAAGTAGGAATCATCTCACATTCAATAGACCCAGAATATGATACAGTAGCCTTATTACATGACTTTGCGGAAAAATTAGGCGTAGAAGCACCAAAATGGCATTTCGTTACTGGAAATAAAGAGGACATCTACGAATTAGGTCAAAAAGGATATATGGTAACTGCCATGGAAGATGAAAATGAAGCCGGTGGTTATATTCACAGCGGTGCTTTTGTATTAGTTGATAAAGAAAGAAAGATCAGAGGTGTTTATGATGGCACAAAATCAGAAGAAGTTGATAAATTAATTACGGATATCGATTTACTCCTAAAAACCTATGAGAAATAA
- a CDS encoding CopD family protein, giving the protein MMYLYIKSLHIIFVVTWFAGLFYILRLFIYQTEALQKKEPERSILHEQLSKMSRLLWFVITWPSAIITLILATSLLVLQPFWLQQPFMHIKLSFVFLLYLYHISCHYIYKKLQKGEVKFSSTQLRIWNEVATLFLVAVVFLIVLKNELNWIWGTIGFIGFGVLLMVAIKIYKALREKKN; this is encoded by the coding sequence ATAATGTACCTCTATATAAAATCTTTACATATCATCTTTGTAGTCACTTGGTTTGCTGGTCTATTTTATATTTTACGACTATTCATCTATCAAACTGAAGCACTTCAAAAAAAAGAACCAGAAAGAAGCATATTACATGAACAGTTAAGTAAAATGTCACGATTATTATGGTTTGTAATTACTTGGCCATCAGCAATTATTACTTTAATTTTAGCCACTTCCCTTTTAGTATTACAGCCCTTTTGGCTTCAACAGCCTTTCATGCATATTAAGTTAAGTTTTGTATTTCTGCTATATCTTTACCACATTTCATGTCATTATATTTATAAAAAGTTACAAAAAGGAGAGGTGAAATTTTCTTCAACTCAACTGAGAATATGGAATGAAGTCGCAACACTTTTTCTAGTTGCCGTTGTATTCTTAATAGTATTGAAAAACGAATTGAATTGGATATGGGGAACAATTGGCTTCATTGGGTTTGGAGTATTATTGATGGTTGCCATAAAAATCTATAAAGCTTTAAGAGAAAAAAAGAATTAA
- a CDS encoding Crp/Fnr family transcriptional regulator, translating into MADSSELWFFENVDLFNVLCPHKVKGMEDDHPMTHFKKNQFIYFPEDASNTIYMIADGRVKIGSYLEDGKESVKAILTKGEIFGELALTGEEKRQDYAQALDASTTVCPMTLEDMQNLMANNKPLSFKMLKLIGLRLRKTERRLESLVFKDARTRIIEFLKDEADEKGKKVGFETMIKSHFTHKDIAALTGTSRQTVTTVLNELRDKNIINFDRRQILIRDLELLA; encoded by the coding sequence ATGGCTGATTCTAGCGAATTATGGTTTTTTGAAAATGTAGATCTTTTTAATGTTTTATGTCCTCACAAGGTAAAAGGTATGGAAGATGACCATCCAATGACTCATTTTAAAAAGAATCAGTTTATTTATTTTCCTGAAGATGCATCGAATACTATATATATGATTGCTGATGGGAGGGTAAAAATTGGGTCATATTTAGAAGACGGGAAAGAATCAGTTAAAGCAATTTTAACTAAAGGAGAGATATTTGGAGAATTAGCATTGACAGGAGAAGAAAAAAGACAAGATTATGCGCAAGCACTAGACGCAAGTACCACAGTGTGTCCTATGACTTTAGAGGATATGCAAAATTTGATGGCTAACAATAAACCTTTAAGCTTTAAAATGCTAAAGCTTATTGGGTTAAGATTAAGAAAAACCGAGAGAAGATTAGAGTCATTAGTTTTTAAAGATGCCAGAACTAGAATTATTGAATTTTTAAAAGACGAGGCTGATGAAAAAGGAAAGAAAGTTGGCTTTGAAACCATGATTAAAAGTCATTTTACTCATAAAGATATAGCTGCTTTAACAGGTACTTCGCGCCAAACTGTTACCACAGTATTAAATGAATTAAGAGATAAGAATATTATTAATTTTGACAGAAGACAGATCTTAATTCGAGATCTTGAATTATTAGCATAA
- a CDS encoding CHASE2 domain-containing protein produces the protein MNRNILQNRWIDSLLATIFIFVVIRGLSSFLAIFEAIDVVGEALDDVEFTDVVYSNLREAPPAEDDIVLVNIGRLPRPAIAKQIEIINKYKPKVVGLDTFFPYPKGPDQDTALARVLTEVENLVMASKMLNFNEETASFDSLRISAPAFRFNADFAFANLITSEGVQQEDVKTCRSFNPLLPIQDTTQMSIAVRIAYYYAPEKVEKLLARNNEIETINYKGNSLGSLSNFATTFFALDWYDVLDENFVPEMIEDKIVIFGFLGEQFGDRYNIEDKYYTPLNQKYAGRGEPDMYGAVIHANIISMILDEDYVYKLDESTQFIIAFILCYLNVFLFMWVYYALKNWYDGITKVVQLLELLLIIGVMIYSYHLFNWNLELTLAMGTVAVVGDSLEVYNGVIKNMFTREGRKELFSVGKRNKDEIEIN, from the coding sequence ATGAATCGTAACATTTTACAAAATCGCTGGATTGATTCTCTTTTAGCTACTATTTTTATTTTTGTAGTAATTAGAGGATTATCGTCATTTCTAGCCATTTTTGAAGCGATTGATGTAGTAGGAGAAGCACTAGATGATGTTGAATTCACGGATGTTGTCTATTCAAATTTACGAGAAGCACCTCCAGCTGAAGATGATATTGTATTAGTTAACATTGGAAGATTACCTAGACCAGCCATCGCCAAACAAATTGAAATCATTAATAAATACAAGCCCAAAGTAGTAGGTTTGGATACTTTCTTCCCTTACCCAAAAGGACCCGATCAAGATACAGCATTAGCCAGAGTTCTAACAGAAGTAGAAAACTTAGTAATGGCTTCAAAAATGTTGAATTTCAATGAAGAAACTGCAAGTTTTGATTCATTGAGGATCTCTGCTCCTGCCTTCCGGTTTAATGCAGATTTTGCCTTCGCCAATTTAATCACAAGCGAAGGTGTTCAGCAAGAAGACGTTAAAACCTGTAGATCATTTAATCCATTACTTCCTATTCAGGATACTACGCAAATGTCAATTGCTGTTCGAATAGCTTATTATTATGCACCTGAAAAGGTTGAAAAGTTGTTAGCAAGAAATAATGAAATAGAAACCATAAACTATAAAGGCAACTCTTTAGGATCTTTGTCAAATTTTGCAACTACTTTCTTTGCTTTAGATTGGTATGACGTTTTAGATGAAAATTTTGTACCTGAAATGATTGAAGATAAAATAGTAATCTTTGGTTTTTTAGGGGAGCAGTTTGGAGATCGATATAATATTGAGGATAAGTATTACACACCATTAAATCAAAAATATGCAGGTAGAGGTGAGCCCGATATGTATGGGGCAGTTATTCATGCAAATATTATTTCAATGATCTTAGATGAAGATTATGTTTATAAATTAGATGAATCTACCCAATTTATAATTGCATTTATTTTATGTTATTTAAATGTATTTCTATTTATGTGGGTATATTACGCATTGAAAAACTGGTATGATGGCATTACGAAAGTTGTACAGCTATTAGAATTATTATTAATAATTGGTGTTATGATATATAGTTATCATTTATTCAATTGGAATTTAGAGCTGACACTTGCCATGGGAACAGTAGCAGTAGTAGGTGACTCCTTAGAGGTTTATAATGGAGTAATCAAAAATATGTTTACTAGGGAGGGTCGTAAGGAACTTTTTAGTGTTGGAAAAAGAAATAAGGACGAGATAGAAATCAATTAA
- the meaB gene encoding methylmalonyl Co-A mutase-associated GTPase MeaB has product MKRRKRLSLEEYKSGILSGDRVGLSRAITLVESTLDSDNELAAQLIDEIYEHTGNSFRVGITGVPGVGKSTFIESFGKHVIDSGKKLAVLTIDPSSQKTGGSILGDKTRMETLSRSSNAFIRPSPSGDALGGVAHKTRETMLLCEAAGYDFIIIETVGVGQSETAVKNMVDFFLLLMLAGAGDELQGIKKGIMEMADAIAINKADGENVEPAKKAKKEYQNALHLFPANENGWNPKVKTCSAIKDDGLSEILELLEQFHKEQNETGFFDENRKDQAIHWMHQTIHHFLKRNFYKSPEILEKLSKFEAEVRNGTKHSVQAARTLLNQYYN; this is encoded by the coding sequence TTGAAAAGAAGAAAGCGACTTTCATTAGAAGAATATAAATCAGGGATTTTATCAGGTGATCGTGTTGGGTTAAGCAGGGCTATAACCTTAGTTGAGAGCACTTTAGATAGTGATAATGAATTAGCGGCTCAGTTAATAGATGAAATATATGAGCATACTGGTAATTCTTTCAGAGTAGGGATAACTGGAGTCCCTGGAGTAGGGAAAAGCACCTTTATTGAATCTTTTGGAAAACATGTAATTGATTCAGGAAAGAAATTAGCAGTGTTAACTATTGATCCTTCCAGCCAGAAAACAGGAGGAAGTATCTTAGGAGATAAAACGAGAATGGAAACCTTAAGCAGGTCATCAAATGCTTTTATCCGACCTTCGCCATCTGGTGATGCCCTCGGGGGAGTAGCTCATAAAACTCGAGAAACGATGTTGCTTTGTGAAGCAGCAGGTTATGATTTTATTATTATTGAGACGGTAGGAGTGGGGCAATCAGAAACTGCAGTGAAAAACATGGTAGATTTCTTCCTACTTTTGATGCTTGCTGGTGCTGGCGATGAATTACAGGGTATTAAAAAAGGAATAATGGAAATGGCCGATGCTATTGCTATTAATAAAGCAGATGGCGAAAATGTAGAACCTGCTAAAAAAGCAAAAAAAGAATATCAGAATGCACTTCATTTATTTCCCGCTAACGAAAATGGATGGAATCCTAAGGTAAAGACTTGTTCTGCCATAAAAGATGACGGCTTAAGTGAGATTTTAGAGCTGCTTGAGCAGTTTCATAAAGAACAAAATGAGACTGGCTTTTTTGATGAAAATAGAAAAGATCAGGCCATACATTGGATGCATCAGACGATTCACCATTTTCTGAAAAGAAACTTCTACAAAAGTCCCGAAATACTGGAAAAATTAAGCAAATTTGAAGCTGAAGTTAGAAATGGAACCAAACATTCCGTTCAAGCTGCAAGAACCTTATTGAACCAATATTATAATTGA
- a CDS encoding choice-of-anchor B family protein: MIKCLLSAIAFLIITINSFGQTPCENGSAGGYACNQIDLLANISNEELSASSGIESNDIWGWTDPETAKEYVLMGQVNGVVFVDISDPIEPIIVGRLASHTGNSSSWRDIKVYKDHAFVVADNNAGHGMQVFDLTRLRDTKNLPKVFDEDAHYDGVSSAHNVVINELTGFAYIVGARNASNNCGQGGLHIVDIRDPKDPKFAGCFDADRYTHDAQCVIYQGPDVDYQGKEICFNANENTITIANVENKQETKLLAKQGYPESSYSHQAWLTEDHQYLISNDELDETNRGIRTRTLIWDVKDLDNPKLITQYFSERMAIDHNLYIKDNMVYQSNYTNGLIILDSKRVADGELREMAYFDTFPQSENTSFNGSWSNYPYFESGFVAVSDINNGLFIVQPNFSDIFTQHPFFTSCGSNPSLIVEISVASSEVDKFQWQALTSEGFIDLIEDDNYNGVNTQQLTINPQLEGLNEIKFRCKISLTNGSEYVSYLSNYYDGMPKAIFATELNDLIVSFDNNSIAANSYEWDFGDGSEISNEVSPIHTYSEAKTYEVILTATNSCGTSQYVYDLNLSNCLPFTDFIVSVEEEEISFINISTNADAYEWDFGDGSNISNEANPVYKYDSEGPYEVTLTAFNDCGTKSTTMIIDASILSNQNELNEKLNIFPNPVIDVLNVEFNSKSTIQEYRIISSTGKTMYKKNQLETLSIPVSNWPTGIYFFVITTKSGEYSVKKIVKQ; the protein is encoded by the coding sequence ATGATTAAATGTTTATTATCCGCAATAGCATTTTTAATTATTACAATTAATTCATTCGGTCAAACCCCATGTGAAAATGGGAGTGCTGGTGGTTATGCATGTAATCAGATTGACTTATTAGCTAATATTTCAAATGAAGAATTATCGGCTTCATCAGGTATTGAAAGTAATGATATTTGGGGATGGACTGATCCTGAAACGGCTAAAGAATATGTTTTAATGGGGCAAGTGAATGGGGTAGTATTCGTTGATATTTCTGATCCTATTGAGCCCATAATTGTAGGAAGGTTGGCAAGTCATACGGGTAATTCAAGTTCATGGAGAGATATTAAAGTATATAAAGATCATGCCTTTGTTGTAGCAGATAATAATGCAGGGCACGGCATGCAAGTTTTTGATTTAACAAGATTAAGAGATACTAAAAATTTACCAAAGGTCTTTGACGAAGATGCACATTATGATGGAGTTTCCAGTGCCCATAATGTTGTAATCAATGAGTTAACGGGTTTTGCTTATATAGTAGGAGCAAGAAATGCCTCAAATAATTGCGGACAGGGTGGTTTGCATATTGTAGACATACGTGATCCTAAAGATCCAAAGTTCGCAGGTTGTTTTGATGCTGATCGCTATACTCACGATGCTCAGTGCGTAATTTATCAAGGCCCTGACGTTGATTACCAAGGTAAAGAGATTTGTTTCAATGCTAATGAAAATACCATAACGATAGCGAATGTTGAAAATAAGCAAGAAACAAAATTGCTTGCAAAGCAAGGTTATCCTGAATCGAGTTATTCACATCAAGCATGGTTAACGGAAGATCATCAATATTTAATTTCAAATGACGAATTGGATGAAACTAATAGAGGAATCCGAACTCGTACTTTAATTTGGGATGTAAAGGATCTCGATAATCCGAAATTGATTACACAATACTTTTCAGAACGAATGGCTATAGATCATAATTTATACATTAAAGACAACATGGTTTATCAGTCGAATTATACCAACGGACTTATAATACTCGATTCTAAAAGAGTTGCAGATGGTGAATTGAGAGAAATGGCTTATTTCGATACTTTTCCTCAATCCGAAAATACATCATTTAATGGCTCTTGGAGTAATTATCCTTATTTTGAAAGCGGTTTTGTTGCTGTAAGTGATATTAATAACGGTTTGTTTATAGTGCAACCTAACTTCTCAGATATCTTTACACAACATCCTTTTTTTACATCTTGCGGTAGCAATCCGAGCTTAATTGTTGAAATTTCAGTAGCCAGTAGCGAAGTGGATAAATTTCAATGGCAGGCTTTAACCTCTGAAGGATTTATAGATTTAATCGAGGATGATAATTATAATGGAGTTAATACACAGCAGCTTACTATTAATCCCCAATTAGAGGGTTTAAATGAAATAAAGTTTAGATGCAAGATATCCTTAACCAATGGTTCCGAATATGTTTCCTACTTATCTAATTATTACGATGGTATGCCAAAAGCCATTTTTGCTACAGAGTTAAATGATTTAATTGTAAGTTTTGATAATAATTCAATAGCGGCAAATTCATATGAATGGGACTTTGGCGATGGTTCGGAGATTTCAAATGAAGTGAGTCCTATTCATACATACAGTGAAGCTAAAACCTATGAAGTTATATTAACTGCAACTAATAGTTGTGGCACTTCTCAATATGTATATGATTTAAACTTATCGAACTGTTTGCCTTTCACAGATTTTATTGTTTCTGTTGAAGAGGAAGAGATTTCTTTTATCAACATAAGTACAAATGCCGATGCTTATGAGTGGGATTTTGGAGATGGATCTAACATTAGTAATGAAGCTAATCCAGTTTATAAATATGATTCCGAAGGTCCTTATGAGGTTACTTTAACAGCTTTCAATGACTGTGGAACTAAATCTACCACTATGATAATTGATGCTTCCATATTGAGTAATCAGAATGAATTGAATGAAAAACTTAATATTTTTCCTAATCCGGTAATTGATGTTTTGAATGTCGAATTCAATTCTAAAAGTACTATTCAAGAGTATCGAATAATCTCTTCCACAGGGAAAACGATGTATAAAAAAAACCAATTAGAAACTTTATCTATTCCTGTTTCTAATTGGCCAACTGGAATTTACTTTTTTGTCATCACTACAAAATCAGGCGAGTACTCAGTTAAAAAGATTGTGAAGCAATGA